The Bacillus vallismortis genome window below encodes:
- the tatAD gene encoding sec-independent protein translocase protein TatAD — translation MFSNIGIPGLILIFVIALIIFGPSKLPEIGRAAGRTLLEFKSATKSLVSGDEKDEKSAELTAVKQDKNAG, via the coding sequence ATGTTTTCAAACATTGGAATACCGGGCTTGATTCTGATCTTTGTCATCGCCCTCATTATTTTTGGCCCTTCAAAGCTGCCGGAAATCGGACGTGCCGCCGGACGGACACTGCTGGAATTTAAAAGCGCCACAAAATCACTTGTGTCTGGTGATGAAAAAGATGAAAAATCAGCTGAGCTGACAGCGGTAAAGCAGGACAAAAACGCGGGCTGA
- a CDS encoding HAMP domain-containing histidine kinase, protein MTVLWMAAVIVLVCLNVIQFMMKKKRDGNLAYMAEQLGAMLNRDSAGQILLHTDDQAVKDLLVNTNLFVENRQQISARFAKTEQSMKRMLTNMSHDLKTPLTVILGYIETIKSDHDMPDEERERLLGKLGQKTNELIQMINSFFDLAKLESEDQDIPITKIHMNEICKRNILHYYDAVQSKGFQAAIDIPDTPVFAQANEEALDRILQNLLSNSIQYGAAGKFIGMTLSYDETSVAITVWDRGKGIGETDQQRVFERLYTLEESRNKAFQGSGLGLTITKRLTEKMGGTISIQSKPYERTAFTITLKRMTY, encoded by the coding sequence ATGACAGTGTTATGGATGGCCGCTGTCATCGTTCTGGTATGTCTGAATGTCATTCAATTCATGATGAAAAAGAAGCGGGATGGGAATTTGGCATACATGGCTGAACAGCTCGGAGCCATGCTCAATCGGGATTCGGCAGGGCAAATTTTGCTTCATACAGACGATCAGGCGGTGAAAGACCTGCTTGTCAACACCAACCTATTCGTTGAGAATCGTCAGCAGATCAGCGCCCGGTTTGCCAAAACAGAGCAGTCTATGAAGCGAATGCTGACCAATATGTCACACGACCTTAAAACGCCGTTAACAGTCATTCTCGGTTATATCGAAACCATTAAAAGTGATCATGACATGCCGGACGAAGAGCGGGAAAGATTGCTGGGTAAGCTCGGCCAGAAAACAAATGAACTCATTCAGATGATCAACTCCTTTTTTGATTTAGCGAAATTAGAATCTGAAGATCAAGACATCCCGATCACCAAAATACATATGAACGAAATATGCAAACGAAATATCCTGCACTATTATGACGCCGTTCAGTCAAAAGGCTTTCAAGCTGCCATCGATATCCCGGACACGCCGGTGTTTGCGCAGGCGAATGAAGAGGCATTGGACAGAATCCTGCAAAACCTCTTATCCAATTCGATTCAATATGGCGCGGCCGGCAAGTTTATCGGCATGACGCTGTCGTATGATGAGACGAGCGTTGCCATCACTGTATGGGATCGCGGAAAAGGGATCGGTGAAACCGATCAGCAGCGTGTGTTTGAGAGGCTGTACACACTTGAAGAATCCAGAAATAAAGCATTTCAAGGAAGCGGTCTCGGTTTAACCATTACAAAACGGCTTACGGAAAAAATGGGAGGCACTATATCCATTCAAAGCAAGCCGTACGAACGGACCGCATTTACGATTACATTGAAACGAATGACATACTAG
- a CDS encoding ABC transporter permease, with the protein MNLIRIELRKMKLGWYVRGVLIANLIIMGFLWLISYSEKADGGVSFQSMEEAFLIIGTFVRAVFIVFGAVLIAKLVISEYKNKTILVMFTYPISRKKLLTAKLMIAAGLTFITILLSNILIAAGFFVMNSIYHFIPGELTSEIMSQQAIKMAVFAFGAAGTSLVPIFFGMRKHSVPATIISSVVIVMLISSTSPGFSISSVVYIPLSLAAFGLLFSYMAIRNADKQDA; encoded by the coding sequence ATGAATTTGATCAGAATTGAATTAAGAAAAATGAAGTTGGGCTGGTATGTCAGAGGTGTCCTTATTGCCAATCTGATAATCATGGGCTTTTTGTGGCTGATTAGTTATTCCGAAAAAGCCGATGGCGGGGTTTCGTTCCAAAGCATGGAGGAAGCGTTTCTCATCATCGGCACTTTCGTCAGAGCGGTATTCATCGTTTTTGGCGCGGTGCTGATCGCAAAATTGGTGATTTCCGAATATAAAAACAAAACCATTCTTGTGATGTTCACGTACCCGATCAGCCGTAAAAAACTGCTCACTGCTAAACTCATGATCGCGGCCGGACTGACATTTATCACGATCCTATTATCGAATATACTTATCGCCGCCGGTTTCTTTGTGATGAACTCGATCTATCATTTCATACCGGGAGAGCTAACTTCTGAAATCATGTCACAGCAGGCCATAAAAATGGCGGTTTTCGCTTTTGGCGCCGCTGGAACGAGTTTAGTTCCCATCTTTTTTGGGATGCGTAAACATTCGGTTCCGGCTACCATCATTTCGTCTGTCGTGATTGTAATGCTTATCAGTTCAACAAGCCCGGGTTTCTCCATTTCGTCTGTTGTTTATATCCCGTTATCCTTGGCAGCTTTCGGTTTGTTGTTTTCATATATGGCGATCAGGAACGCAGACAAACAGGATGCTTGA
- a CDS encoding YndM family protein gives MTHVKALAIKGIMTIIVLYLVLGLGFGFTFGDTLLMTLVLGVISYLLGDLYVLPRWNNMIATLADFGLAFLVIWLMGMPLSMGMTGGEVALAALFGAIAMAIGEYCFHFYMMSKEIGKTHYLETRTDS, from the coding sequence ATGACACATGTGAAAGCACTCGCGATTAAAGGTATTATGACAATCATTGTGTTGTATCTAGTGCTTGGTCTGGGCTTCGGTTTCACGTTTGGTGATACGCTCTTAATGACACTTGTGTTAGGGGTTATTTCTTATTTGCTGGGCGATCTTTATGTATTGCCAAGATGGAATAATATGATTGCGACGTTAGCTGATTTCGGTCTGGCCTTCCTCGTCATCTGGCTGATGGGCATGCCGCTTTCTATGGGGATGACTGGCGGTGAAGTTGCACTGGCGGCTCTATTTGGCGCGATCGCCATGGCCATCGGTGAATATTGCTTCCATTTCTATATGATGAGCAAAGAGATTGGCAAGACGCATTATCTTGAAACAAGAACAGATTCATAA
- the phoD gene encoding alkaline phosphatase PhoD, whose product MAYDSRFDEWVQKLKEESFQNNTFDRRKFIQGAGKIAGLSLGLTIAQSVGAFEVNAAPKFSSYPFTLGVASGDPLSDSVVLWTRLAPDPLNGGGMPKQAIPVKWEVAKDEHFRKIVRKGTQMAKPSLAHSVHIEADGLEPNKVYYYRFKTGHELSPVGKTKTLPAPGANVPKMTFAFASCQQYEHGYYTAYKHMAKEKLDLVFHLGDYIYEYGPNEYVSKTGNVRTHSSAEIITLQDYRNRHAQYRSDANLKAAHAAFPWVVTWDDHEVENNYANKIPEKGQSVEAFVLRRAAAYQAYYEHMPLRISSLPNGPDMQLYRHFTYGNLASFNVLDTRQYRDDQANNDGNKPPSDESLNPNRTLLGKEQEQWLFNNLSNSNAYWNVLPQQIFFAKWNFGTSASPIYSMDSWDGYPAQRERVINFIKSKNLNNVVVLTGDVHASWASNLHVDFEKTSSKIFGAEFVGTSITSGGNGADKRADTDKILKENPHIKFFNDYRGYVRCTVTPHQWKADYRVIPFVTEPDAAISTRASFVYQKDQTGLKKVSSTTVQGGVKQSDEVEEDRFFAHNKAHEKQMIKKRAKITN is encoded by the coding sequence ATGGCATACGACAGTCGTTTTGATGAATGGGTACAGAAGTTGAAAGAGGAAAGCTTTCAAAACAATACGTTTGACCGCCGCAAATTTATTCAAGGAGCGGGGAAGATTGCAGGGCTTTCTCTTGGATTAACGATTGCTCAGTCAGTTGGTGCATTTGAAGTCAATGCTGCGCCTAAGTTCTCTAGCTATCCGTTTACGCTAGGGGTCGCGTCTGGAGATCCGCTTTCTGACAGTGTCGTGCTCTGGACGCGTCTTGCGCCAGATCCGCTGAACGGCGGGGGAATGCCGAAGCAGGCGATCCCAGTCAAATGGGAGGTCGCAAAGGATGAGCATTTCCGCAAGATCGTGAGAAAGGGCACCCAGATGGCCAAACCGAGTCTCGCCCACTCTGTTCACATAGAAGCGGACGGGCTTGAGCCAAATAAAGTGTACTATTATCGTTTCAAAACCGGACATGAACTAAGCCCTGTCGGAAAAACAAAAACATTGCCCGCCCCTGGCGCGAATGTGCCGAAAATGACCTTTGCGTTCGCTTCCTGCCAGCAATATGAGCATGGATATTATACGGCCTACAAGCATATGGCGAAGGAAAAGCTTGATCTTGTCTTCCATCTCGGTGACTACATCTATGAATACGGTCCAAATGAATATGTTTCAAAAACAGGCAATGTCCGCACGCACAGCAGCGCAGAAATCATAACGCTGCAAGACTATCGGAACCGCCATGCCCAATATCGTTCTGATGCCAATTTAAAAGCTGCACATGCGGCGTTCCCTTGGGTTGTGACATGGGATGACCATGAAGTCGAAAACAACTATGCCAATAAAATCCCGGAAAAAGGACAGTCGGTTGAAGCATTCGTGCTCCGCCGCGCGGCTGCGTATCAGGCGTACTATGAACATATGCCGCTCCGCATCTCCTCTCTGCCGAACGGTCCGGATATGCAGCTGTACCGTCATTTTACGTACGGAAACCTGGCGTCCTTCAATGTTCTTGATACCCGCCAGTATAGAGATGACCAGGCCAATAATGACGGCAATAAGCCTCCTTCCGATGAATCGCTCAATCCGAATCGGACTTTGTTAGGAAAAGAACAGGAGCAGTGGCTCTTCAACAATTTGAGCAACTCAAACGCTTACTGGAATGTGCTGCCGCAGCAGATTTTCTTTGCGAAGTGGAACTTTGGAACAAGCGCTAGCCCGATCTACAGCATGGATTCGTGGGACGGCTATCCGGCTCAGCGCGAGCGGGTCATCAATTTCATTAAAAGTAAAAATCTGAATAATGTTGTTGTGCTGACAGGTGATGTACATGCAAGCTGGGCATCAAATCTGCACGTCGACTTTGAGAAGACAAGTTCAAAGATTTTCGGGGCTGAGTTTGTCGGAACTTCGATCACCTCTGGAGGGAACGGCGCGGATAAACGGGCGGACACAGACAAAATTTTAAAAGAAAATCCGCACATTAAGTTTTTTAACGACTATCGCGGATATGTCCGCTGTACCGTGACGCCTCACCAGTGGAAAGCCGATTATCGGGTAATACCGTTTGTGACAGAGCCTGACGCAGCCATTTCAACTAGGGCTTCATTCGTTTATCAAAAGGACCAAACTGGATTGAAAAAGGTATCCTCCACGACAGTCCAAGGCGGGGTGAAGCAATCCGATGAAGTCGAAGAGGATCGTTTTTTTGCACACAACAAAGCCCACGAAAAACAAATGATTAAGAAACGGGCAAAAATCACGAATTAA
- a CDS encoding DMT family transporter, which yields MRVEEQSKIRKASAGTVFLLIGTVCFASKSIWIKWAYQMGAEPDAVLLYRQLFAVPLFWLIFLLYRPPMPDGMKKGDLWRACVAGVFCFFLSPLFDFIGLNHVSAMVERILLMSYPVFMIGFNACCDRKMVSIQDLFAVLMVMIGFFFALGGWNAELFQANMIGSVFILLSSAVYAGYLVLSGRLVHQIGGIRLNAYGMTAAGAAMMLYTGIKAAIGINTPMTAYPLAVYGLFVFIAVVSTVIPFVLMLEGIKRIGALRAATISMAGPVLTIFFGALFLGERLKLTQTIGCAAVFFVITGMEYRKLKTGKNK from the coding sequence ATGAGAGTAGAAGAGCAGAGTAAGATTCGCAAGGCATCGGCAGGTACGGTTTTTTTGCTGATCGGAACGGTTTGTTTTGCATCTAAGTCGATTTGGATTAAATGGGCATATCAAATGGGTGCTGAGCCAGACGCGGTGTTGTTATACAGACAGCTGTTTGCTGTTCCGCTGTTTTGGTTGATTTTTTTGTTATACCGTCCTCCAATGCCAGACGGTATGAAAAAAGGAGATCTATGGAGGGCGTGTGTCGCGGGAGTGTTTTGTTTTTTTCTGTCTCCCTTGTTTGATTTTATCGGGTTGAACCATGTATCCGCAATGGTTGAGCGTATTTTGCTGATGAGCTATCCGGTGTTTATGATCGGATTCAACGCGTGTTGTGACCGGAAAATGGTTTCCATCCAAGACCTTTTCGCAGTGCTGATGGTCATGATCGGTTTTTTCTTTGCGCTCGGCGGCTGGAATGCCGAGCTTTTTCAGGCGAATATGATTGGTTCTGTATTCATTTTGTTATCCTCGGCCGTTTATGCTGGCTATCTTGTTCTTTCCGGGCGGCTCGTCCATCAAATCGGCGGCATCCGACTCAATGCTTATGGGATGACAGCAGCCGGAGCGGCCATGATGCTTTACACAGGCATAAAGGCGGCGATCGGCATAAATACGCCAATGACAGCATATCCGCTTGCTGTGTACGGTTTGTTTGTGTTCATCGCAGTCGTCTCCACTGTGATTCCATTTGTGCTGATGCTTGAGGGCATAAAACGAATCGGGGCACTGCGAGCTGCCACTATTTCAATGGCAGGGCCTGTCCTGACGATTTTCTTTGGAGCCTTATTTCTCGGTGAGCGGCTCAAACTTACTCAAACCATCGGATGCGCTGCCGTATTCTTTGTCATTACGGGCATGGAATACAGGAAGCTGAAAACAGGAAAAAATAAATAA
- a CDS encoding ABC transporter ATP-binding protein produces MTYIVQTNGLTKAYQGKEVVSNVSMHIKKGEIYGFLGPNGAGKTTMMKMLTSLVKPTSGEISILGNKLTHTSYEVLGNIGSMIEYPIFYESLTAAENLDLHCEYMGYHNKKAIQEVLDMVNLKQIDKKPVKTFSLGMKQRLGIARAILTKPDLLILDEPVNGLDPIGIKKIRQLFQVLSKEYGMTLLISSHLLGEIEQIADTIGVIRDGRLLEEVSMEAVRGQNTEYIELVTPDQTRACFVLEKELRLTNFKILNEKTIRIYEAEASQAAISKALILNDVDIESMNKKYTSLEDYFISLINGNSIGA; encoded by the coding sequence TTGACTTATATCGTACAAACGAACGGACTGACCAAAGCGTATCAGGGAAAAGAAGTCGTATCCAATGTCAGCATGCATATTAAAAAAGGTGAGATCTATGGCTTTCTGGGCCCGAACGGCGCGGGGAAAACAACCATGATGAAAATGCTGACGAGCCTTGTTAAACCGACAAGCGGTGAAATCAGCATCCTAGGGAACAAGCTCACCCACACATCATACGAGGTGCTGGGGAACATCGGCAGCATGATTGAATATCCGATTTTTTATGAAAGTCTGACAGCTGCAGAAAACTTAGATCTGCATTGTGAATACATGGGGTACCACAATAAAAAAGCCATTCAAGAAGTGCTGGATATGGTGAACTTAAAACAAATTGACAAGAAGCCTGTCAAAACATTTTCGCTCGGTATGAAGCAGCGCCTTGGGATTGCGCGTGCCATCCTCACGAAGCCGGATCTGCTTATTTTGGATGAACCGGTAAATGGGCTTGATCCCATCGGCATTAAAAAGATCAGGCAATTATTTCAAGTGCTGAGCAAAGAGTACGGGATGACGCTGCTGATTTCAAGCCACTTGCTGGGTGAAATCGAACAAATTGCGGACACAATTGGCGTCATTCGAGACGGCAGGCTGCTTGAAGAGGTGTCAATGGAAGCCGTCAGAGGCCAGAATACTGAATACATCGAGCTTGTCACACCGGATCAGACAAGAGCCTGCTTTGTGCTGGAGAAAGAGCTGCGATTAACCAACTTTAAAATCTTAAATGAGAAAACGATTCGGATTTACGAGGCAGAAGCCTCTCAAGCTGCCATATCCAAAGCGCTGATTTTAAATGATGTAGACATTGAATCAATGAACAAAAAGTATACGTCGCTGGAGGATTATTTTATCAGCTTGATCAACGGCAATAGCATCGGTGCGTAA
- a CDS encoding response regulator transcription factor, producing MLVEDDHSISEMVDHYLTKEGFEMVHAFDGEEGIRLFRQDSYDLILLDIMLPKLNGMDFLKIIREKSNIPVLMISAKDGDVDKALGLGFGADDYISKPFSMIELTARVKAAIRRATQYSAEEPAENKVIQIQQLTIDTDNVSVLKSGKPLQLTSTEWQLLCLFAENPKKVFTKEQIFRSVWNDEYFGDQNIINVHMRRLREKIEDDPSSPQYIKTLWGIGYKLGEF from the coding sequence TTGCTTGTAGAAGACGACCACTCAATCAGTGAAATGGTGGATCATTATTTAACAAAAGAGGGTTTTGAGATGGTGCATGCTTTCGATGGAGAAGAAGGCATCCGGCTGTTTCGTCAGGATTCATATGATTTGATTCTCCTTGATATCATGCTCCCGAAGCTGAACGGCATGGATTTTCTGAAAATCATCCGCGAAAAAAGCAACATTCCAGTTTTAATGATTTCGGCAAAAGACGGAGATGTGGATAAGGCATTGGGACTGGGGTTTGGGGCGGATGATTATATCTCCAAACCGTTTTCGATGATTGAGCTGACAGCTAGAGTAAAGGCCGCGATACGGCGGGCGACGCAATATTCGGCAGAGGAACCGGCTGAGAATAAGGTGATCCAGATTCAACAGCTTACGATAGATACAGATAATGTCTCAGTGTTGAAAAGTGGGAAGCCGCTTCAGCTAACGTCAACAGAATGGCAGCTGCTGTGCCTGTTTGCGGAAAATCCTAAAAAAGTGTTTACGAAAGAACAAATCTTCCGTTCGGTCTGGAATGACGAGTACTTTGGCGATCAAAATATCATTAACGTACATATGCGGCGTCTTAGAGAAAAGATTGAAGACGATCCCTCTTCACCTCAATACATTAAAACGTTATGGGGCATCGGTTATAAATTAGGAGAGTTTTAG
- a CDS encoding cell wall hydrolase, protein MAVVRATSEDVDLLARLLRAEAEGEGKQGMLLVGNVGINRLRANCSDFKGLRTIRQMIFQPHAFEAVTHGYFYQRARESEKSLARRSINGERIWPAKFSLWYFRPEGDCPPQWYNQPFVARYKSHCFYQPTGETCENVYNTF, encoded by the coding sequence ATGGCGGTCGTGAGAGCAACGAGTGAAGATGTCGATTTGCTGGCAAGGCTGCTCAGAGCTGAAGCGGAAGGCGAAGGCAAGCAGGGGATGCTGCTTGTTGGCAACGTGGGAATTAATCGGCTAAGGGCGAATTGTTCAGATTTTAAAGGCCTCCGCACCATCAGGCAGATGATTTTTCAGCCGCACGCGTTTGAGGCGGTGACTCATGGATATTTTTATCAAAGGGCACGGGAGAGCGAGAAAAGCCTTGCACGCCGGTCGATTAATGGCGAAAGGATCTGGCCTGCAAAATTTAGTTTGTGGTACTTCAGGCCGGAGGGGGACTGTCCGCCCCAGTGGTATAATCAGCCATTTGTAGCCAGATACAAGTCACATTGCTTTTACCAGCCGACTGGGGAAACGTGTGAAAATGTATATAACACATTTTAG
- a CDS encoding serpin family protein: MKGKLFTVVLVCMMFGGGCKPAEEPASTAQSSSLSDSAKNKAYDIHEGFIKAERTFGTELFQYMSAQDGLKDNLLISPYSLQQMLMMTANGAAGDTLKEMKAALYLSDIHDSAINESSFGLMKRFESLTEGDLMTANAVWTRLETEPDFKQTIKQYFFGSVFKMDDNIKTAKNSISQWAAGQTKGRIDDIADHLSPKAVLVLINAVYFQAKWALPFDPNVSAEEHFFLPDGSAKKLLMMKQTARLAYLENDLFQAVKLPYEDQQLSFTLFLPKKTPASFMSLFTNQNIKAWDREFQPKTVKLSMPRFTLKGRYNVKYALRDMGLISVFSDADFSRMFTEGRGVSIDDVNHHTFIKVNESGTEAAAASSAEIVEAGLAPDVTLTANRPFFFAITDEQTTSLLFLGFVANPHE; the protein is encoded by the coding sequence ATGAAAGGAAAGTTGTTCACAGTGGTGCTGGTGTGTATGATGTTCGGAGGCGGGTGCAAACCTGCTGAAGAACCCGCGTCAACTGCTCAATCGTCTTCACTATCTGATTCTGCAAAAAACAAAGCTTATGATATTCATGAGGGTTTTATTAAAGCGGAGCGTACATTCGGAACCGAGTTGTTTCAATACATGTCAGCTCAAGACGGGTTAAAGGACAATCTTCTAATTTCCCCGTACAGCTTACAGCAGATGCTGATGATGACGGCAAATGGAGCGGCGGGAGATACATTAAAAGAAATGAAAGCTGCTCTATATTTGTCGGACATTCATGACAGCGCCATTAATGAGTCATCGTTCGGGCTCATGAAAAGGTTTGAATCTTTGACTGAAGGTGACCTGATGACGGCCAATGCTGTATGGACAAGGCTTGAGACCGAGCCGGACTTTAAACAAACGATTAAACAATACTTCTTTGGAAGTGTCTTTAAAATGGATGACAATATTAAAACCGCAAAAAACTCGATCAGTCAGTGGGCGGCTGGCCAAACAAAAGGGCGAATTGACGATATAGCGGATCATCTTTCGCCGAAAGCTGTTTTGGTTTTGATAAACGCCGTCTATTTTCAAGCAAAGTGGGCGCTGCCGTTTGACCCGAATGTGAGCGCTGAGGAGCATTTTTTTCTGCCAGACGGATCGGCCAAAAAACTGCTGATGATGAAGCAGACTGCACGCCTCGCTTACTTAGAAAATGATCTGTTCCAAGCAGTCAAGCTGCCATACGAAGATCAACAACTTTCGTTTACTTTATTTCTGCCGAAGAAAACGCCGGCTTCTTTCATGTCTCTCTTCACCAATCAAAACATAAAAGCATGGGACCGCGAATTTCAGCCAAAAACAGTAAAGCTGAGTATGCCCCGTTTTACATTGAAAGGGAGGTATAACGTAAAATACGCTCTTCGTGATATGGGGCTGATTTCCGTCTTTTCCGATGCTGACTTTTCCAGAATGTTTACTGAAGGCCGGGGTGTTTCAATCGACGATGTGAATCACCATACATTTATCAAGGTGAATGAATCTGGCACCGAGGCTGCGGCTGCCTCGTCAGCGGAAATTGTTGAGGCCGGACTGGCGCCAGACGTTACCTTGACGGCCAACCGCCCATTTTTCTTTGCCATCACTGATGAGCAAACAACAAGTCTTTTGTTTTTAGGCTTTGTCGCAAATCCGCATGAATAA
- the garD gene encoding galactarate dehydratase → MAMNLRQNQAPLYIKVNETDNTAIIVNDGGLPKGTVFSCGLVLEEDVPQGHKVALTDLNQGDEIVRYGEVIGFADETIKRGSWIREALVRMPAPPALDDLPLANRVPKPLPTLEGYTFEGYRNADGSAGTKNILGITTSVQCVVGVLDYAVKRIKEELLPKYPNVDDVVPLHHQYGCGVAINAPDAVIPIRTIQNLAKHPNFGGEVMVIGLGCEKLLPARIAPEKHDDILSLQDHQGFAAMIQSILEMAEERLIRLNSRTRVTCPVSDLVIGLQCGGSDAFSGVTANPAVGYAADLLVRAGATVLFSEVTEVRDAIHLLTPRAVSEEVGQSLIREMKWYDSYLRRGEADRSANPSPGNKKGGLSNVVEKALGSVAKSGTSPISGVLGPGEKAERKGLLFAATPASDFVCGTLQLAAGMNLQVFTTGRGTPYGLAAAPVLKVSTRHSLSEHWADLIDINAGRIATGEASIEDVGWEIFRTILAVASGRKQTWADRWGLHNDLCLFNPAPVT, encoded by the coding sequence TGAAACAGATAACACGGCGATTATTGTCAATGACGGGGGACTTCCAAAGGGCACTGTTTTTTCATGCGGGCTCGTACTTGAAGAGGATGTCCCTCAAGGCCATAAGGTGGCGTTAACCGATCTCAATCAAGGGGATGAGATCGTGCGTTACGGAGAGGTGATCGGATTTGCCGATGAGACGATCAAACGAGGGAGCTGGATACGGGAAGCCCTCGTGAGAATGCCCGCTCCACCCGCTTTAGATGATCTTCCTCTCGCAAACAGAGTGCCCAAACCGCTGCCAACTCTTGAAGGTTACACGTTTGAAGGGTATCGAAATGCGGACGGTAGTGCCGGGACGAAAAATATTCTCGGCATCACCACAAGTGTCCAATGTGTCGTTGGCGTTTTGGATTATGCGGTCAAACGGATCAAAGAAGAGCTGCTGCCGAAATATCCAAATGTCGATGACGTTGTGCCGTTGCATCATCAATACGGCTGCGGGGTGGCGATCAATGCGCCTGATGCTGTCATTCCGATCCGCACAATTCAAAATCTGGCGAAGCATCCGAACTTCGGCGGTGAAGTGATGGTGATCGGATTGGGATGTGAAAAGCTCCTCCCGGCAAGGATTGCGCCTGAGAAGCATGATGATATCCTCTCACTCCAAGATCACCAAGGTTTTGCGGCGATGATTCAATCCATTTTGGAAATGGCGGAGGAACGGTTAATCAGGCTGAACAGCAGAACCCGTGTGACCTGCCCTGTTTCGGATCTGGTTATCGGCCTGCAATGCGGCGGCAGTGATGCGTTTTCCGGCGTGACGGCGAACCCTGCCGTGGGGTATGCGGCTGATTTATTGGTTCGGGCAGGTGCGACCGTTTTGTTTTCTGAAGTGACAGAGGTGCGGGATGCGATTCATTTATTAACACCGCGGGCTGTCAGTGAAGAGGTTGGACAATCGCTGATCAGAGAGATGAAGTGGTATGACAGCTATCTGCGGCGGGGGGAAGCGGACCGAAGCGCGAACCCGTCACCAGGCAATAAAAAAGGCGGGCTATCCAATGTAGTGGAAAAAGCGTTAGGCTCGGTAGCCAAATCAGGCACAAGCCCCATCTCCGGCGTGCTCGGACCGGGGGAAAAGGCAGAGCGAAAAGGGCTGCTGTTCGCGGCGACACCGGCGAGCGATTTTGTGTGCGGAACCCTGCAACTGGCGGCAGGCATGAATCTGCAGGTTTTTACGACAGGGAGAGGAACACCGTACGGCCTGGCCGCTGCCCCGGTGCTGAAAGTATCCACACGGCATTCATTATCAGAGCATTGGGCGGATTTAATCGATATCAATGCCGGACGAATCGCGACAGGAGAGGCCAGTATTGAAGACGTAGGCTGGGAAATCTTCAGGACAATTCTGGCTGTGGCGAGCGGCCGCAAACAAACGTGGGCGGACCGCTGGGGCCTTCATAATGATTTGTGCTTGTTTAATCCTGCTCCGGTGACTTGA
- a CDS encoding VWA domain-containing protein encodes MATIDLQKKSVKIVLEKKQLTKVTARVGLVLDITGSMRTLYKNGTVQNVVERILAVADQFDDNGLLDVWVYDNEFSRLKPVSEKDFSGYVNREILNNDRLHKFGRNDEPPVMKDVLRKYIAEEPSSSPAFIVFINDGGCKKSIKSIIEASSDKPVFWQFVGIGNGNFDFLNKLDTLEGRVVDNSSFLRIEEIDRISDDELYDALLTEFPFWLKEAKKKGIVREQEPPAEKPKKKGFFSRLFSK; translated from the coding sequence ATGGCAACAATAGACCTGCAAAAGAAAAGCGTAAAGATCGTACTGGAGAAAAAGCAATTAACGAAGGTGACGGCTCGTGTCGGACTTGTGCTTGATATTACGGGTTCAATGAGAACGCTCTATAAAAACGGAACGGTTCAAAACGTGGTGGAACGGATTTTGGCGGTGGCCGATCAATTTGATGATAACGGCTTACTGGATGTATGGGTGTATGATAACGAATTCTCCCGATTAAAGCCAGTTTCTGAAAAAGATTTTTCGGGCTATGTCAATCGAGAAATTTTGAATAATGACCGCTTGCATAAATTCGGCAGAAATGATGAGCCGCCGGTCATGAAGGACGTGCTGCGCAAATATATTGCAGAGGAACCCAGTTCTTCTCCCGCTTTCATCGTTTTTATTAATGATGGAGGCTGTAAAAAGTCGATCAAATCAATTATTGAAGCCTCTTCTGACAAGCCGGTGTTTTGGCAGTTTGTCGGCATCGGAAACGGAAACTTCGATTTTCTCAATAAACTGGATACGTTAGAAGGACGTGTCGTTGATAATTCGAGCTTCCTGCGTATCGAAGAGATCGACCGTATTTCTGATGACGAGCTTTATGACGCTTTGCTTACTGAATTTCCATTTTGGCTGAAAGAAGCGAAGAAAAAAGGGATTGTAAGAGAACAAGAGCCACCTGCTGAAAAGCCGAAAAAGAAGGGCTTCTTCAGCAGATTATTTTCAAAATAA